One window from the genome of Paraclostridium sordellii encodes:
- a CDS encoding radical SAM protein: MDRYNEIKNKNQREIVLLKGFPCIWGKCSFCDYTLDNDVNEEEMNKLNFEVLENVTGKYKVLEVINSGSCFELPKKTLDKIKEVIKKQGIQKLFLESHWCYRNRLDEMREFFGIEIIFKIGVESFDYNFRNNFLNKNAKFKTVEELKSYFDSPCMMVGIKGQTKEMIDKDIEIVLNNFKHATINVFVDNTSKIKRDNDLVRWFKEKYAFLDENDYIEVLYNNTDFGVGD, from the coding sequence ATGGATAGATACAATGAAATTAAAAATAAAAATCAAAGAGAAATAGTTCTACTAAAGGGATTTCCTTGTATATGGGGGAAATGTTCATTTTGTGACTATACATTAGATAATGATGTAAATGAAGAAGAAATGAATAAATTAAATTTTGAGGTTTTAGAAAATGTAACAGGAAAATATAAAGTTCTAGAAGTTATAAACTCAGGAAGTTGTTTTGAACTTCCTAAAAAAACATTAGATAAAATAAAAGAGGTAATAAAAAAACAAGGGATACAAAAACTTTTTCTAGAAAGTCATTGGTGTTATAGAAATAGATTAGATGAAATGAGAGAATTCTTTGGAATAGAAATTATTTTTAAAATAGGTGTAGAAAGTTTTGATTACAACTTTAGAAATAATTTTTTAAACAAAAATGCAAAATTTAAAACAGTTGAAGAATTAAAAAGCTATTTTGATTCTCCTTGTATGATGGTAGGAATAAAGGGTCAGACTAAGGAAATGATTGATAAGGATATAGAAATAGTTTTAAACAACTTTAAACATGCGACCATAAATGTATTTGTAGATAACACATCAAAAATAAAAAGAGATAATGATTTAGTTAGATGGTTTAAAGAAAAATATGCATTTTTAGATGAAAATGATTATATAGAAGTTCTTTATAATAATACTGATTTTGGAGTTGGAGATTAA
- a CDS encoding ECF transporter S component, whose protein sequence is MKKITTKELTLIALGIALNVIGAFIALNLRLPIYLDSIGTIFIACTLGPKYAVITGLCGSMVSGMTFDIYSFFFMPVQITTGLISGLMYKKGFLNGIKTPIGVLAFSIPTSILSAIIAAFVFGGVTSSGSSYIVQILGSFGIDKVTGVFLTQVVTDYIDKFIAVLIVNTSVISIPNSYKLKARKN, encoded by the coding sequence ATGAAAAAAATAACAACTAAGGAATTAACTTTGATAGCTTTAGGAATAGCGTTAAATGTTATAGGTGCGTTTATAGCTCTTAACTTAAGACTTCCAATTTATTTAGATTCAATAGGAACAATATTTATTGCATGTACACTAGGACCTAAATATGCTGTAATAACAGGGCTTTGCGGAAGTATGGTAAGTGGAATGACTTTTGATATTTATTCATTCTTTTTTATGCCAGTTCAGATAACTACAGGGTTAATTTCAGGATTAATGTATAAAAAAGGATTTTTAAATGGGATCAAGACTCCAATAGGAGTATTAGCGTTTTCCATACCTACATCTATACTAAGTGCTATAATAGCAGCATTTGTATTTGGAGGGGTAACATCATCAGGTTCTTCATATATTGTACAGATACTAGGATCCTTTGGAATTGATAAAGTTACTGGTGTATTTTTAACTCAAGTAGTAACTGATTATATAGATAAATTTATAGCTGTTCTTATTGTTAATACTTCGGTAATATCAATTCCAAATTCATATAAATTAAAAGCTAGAAAAAATTAA
- a CDS encoding nucleoside hydrolase: MQKRKVIIDCDPGIDDSLALLLAINSPELEILGITTCSGNVPAKTGAENALYTLHRFSKKHIDVYVGEENPIKRELVTAQDTHGEDGVGENFYEKISTEKIKYDGVNFIIETLKNNKDVSIIALGPLTNIAKALMKDKKAFENLDEFISMGGAFRIHGNCSPVAEFNYWVDPHAADYVYKNLPKKIHMVGLDVTRKIVLTPNLIEFMNRLDKDLAEYITQITRFYIDFHWNQEGIIGCVINDPLAVAYFIDRSICDGFESYTQVVEDGIAMGQTIVDCENFYKKKSNSMILTNVDEKKFMYMFLKRLFPNHVEKINSTGGII, encoded by the coding sequence ATGCAAAAAAGAAAGGTAATAATTGACTGTGACCCAGGGATAGACGATTCTCTAGCATTACTATTAGCAATAAACTCACCAGAGCTAGAAATACTGGGCATTACAACTTGTAGCGGGAATGTACCTGCTAAAACCGGAGCAGAAAATGCTCTTTATACACTTCACAGATTTTCTAAAAAACATATAGATGTATATGTTGGAGAAGAAAATCCTATCAAAAGAGAATTAGTAACAGCACAAGATACTCATGGAGAAGATGGTGTAGGTGAAAATTTCTATGAAAAAATATCAACCGAAAAAATCAAATATGATGGAGTAAACTTTATTATAGAAACTTTAAAAAATAATAAAGATGTATCTATAATAGCATTAGGGCCTCTAACAAATATTGCAAAAGCACTAATGAAGGACAAGAAAGCATTTGAAAATTTAGATGAATTTATATCTATGGGTGGTGCTTTTAGAATACATGGAAATTGTTCTCCAGTTGCTGAATTCAATTATTGGGTAGATCCCCATGCAGCAGATTATGTCTATAAAAACTTACCTAAAAAAATTCATATGGTAGGATTGGACGTAACTAGAAAAATAGTACTGACTCCAAATTTAATAGAATTTATGAATAGGCTAGATAAAGATTTAGCTGAATATATAACTCAAATAACCAGATTTTATATTGATTTTCATTGGAATCAAGAAGGTATTATAGGCTGTGTTATAAATGACCCATTAGCAGTAGCATATTTTATTGATAGAAGTATATGTGATGGATTTGAAAGTTATACACAAGTAGTTGAAGATGGAATTGCTATGGGACAAACTATAGTTGACTGTGAAAATTTTTATAAAAAGAAATCAAATAGTATGATTCTTACAAATGTTGATGAAAAGAAATTTATGTATATGTTTTTAAAACGATTATTCCCAAATCATGTTGAAAAAATAAACTCAACAGGAGGGATAATATAA
- a CDS encoding SHOCT domain-containing protein gives MGLFSKKETCSICKDELTKVKLSDGYICLKCLKDSGLFPTKKPLKTVTVSEAIDLVNKTIQNRECVESFNPTKKIGNYIEFDDNKKQWLIPDGFAGTKKNPKVYNYKDIIEFELLEDGESITKGGLGRAVAGGVLLGGVGAIVGGVTGNRKTNSIVNSLNIKITLNDINNPNVYISLIKVKTPTNSSIYKKSYKLAQDILSVLSIIVEDNDKPKNEVKNTSSDADEILKFKNLLDDGIITQEEFEKKKKMILGI, from the coding sequence ATGGGGTTATTTTCAAAAAAAGAAACTTGTTCTATATGTAAAGATGAATTAACAAAAGTAAAATTATCTGATGGATACATATGTTTAAAATGTTTAAAAGATAGTGGTTTATTTCCTACAAAAAAGCCATTAAAAACTGTTACAGTTAGTGAAGCAATTGATTTAGTAAATAAAACTATACAGAATAGAGAGTGTGTTGAAAGCTTTAATCCAACAAAAAAAATAGGTAATTATATTGAATTTGATGATAATAAAAAACAATGGCTTATACCAGATGGATTTGCTGGAACAAAAAAAAATCCCAAAGTGTATAATTATAAGGATATTATTGAATTTGAATTACTAGAAGATGGAGAATCTATAACAAAGGGCGGATTAGGAAGAGCTGTTGCTGGTGGTGTTTTATTAGGTGGAGTAGGAGCTATAGTTGGCGGCGTTACTGGTAATAGAAAAACAAACTCTATAGTTAATTCGCTAAACATAAAAATAACCTTAAATGATATAAATAATCCTAATGTATATATTTCGTTGATAAAAGTAAAAACACCAACAAATTCTAGTATATATAAAAAATCATATAAATTGGCTCAAGATATTTTATCTGTATTATCTATTATTGTTGAAGATAATGACAAACCTAAAAATGAAGTTAAAAATACATCTTCTGATGCTGATGAAATTCTAAAATTTAAGAATTTATTAGATGATGGAATAATAACTCAAGAAGAGTTTGAAAAAAAGAAAAAAATGATACTAGGAATATAA
- a CDS encoding S-layer homology domain-containing protein, producing MHKKIISTIVIGITIGSTSIASYAQTKINDINGHWACKEITKFINKGDIKGYGDGTFRPDNYITRAEFIKIVNHYFRFFNRDTQDFLDVNKSDWFYNDVCVAERAGYINGYEDGKFKPNKTITREEASKILVSILHERDYNYDKINLFSDGNKVSNWAKSYVEGAIEGGYMKGDNTGKLNPNSNITRAESVAMISRIARNEYEVPDIGINNVPNDNNIETNVNNQNNVNNQNNVDRNDVGNSTDNNTSDEAPNNISQESANVIYNRK from the coding sequence ATGCATAAGAAAATAATAAGTACAATAGTCATAGGGATAACAATAGGATCTACATCAATAGCTTCATATGCACAAACTAAAATAAATGATATAAATGGACACTGGGCCTGTAAAGAAATAACCAAGTTTATAAATAAAGGTGATATAAAAGGATATGGAGATGGAACATTTAGACCAGATAATTATATAACAAGAGCAGAGTTTATAAAAATAGTAAATCATTACTTTAGATTTTTTAATAGAGATACACAAGATTTTTTAGATGTAAATAAAAGTGATTGGTTTTATAATGATGTTTGCGTTGCAGAAAGAGCAGGTTATATAAATGGATATGAAGATGGAAAATTTAAGCCTAATAAAACTATAACGAGAGAAGAAGCTTCTAAGATTTTAGTCAGTATATTACATGAAAGGGATTATAATTATGATAAGATAAACTTATTTTCAGATGGAAATAAGGTTTCAAATTGGGCTAAATCATATGTAGAAGGTGCAATCGAAGGAGGATATATGAAAGGAGATAACACTGGAAAATTAAATCCCAATAGTAATATAACTAGAGCAGAATCTGTTGCGATGATATCTAGAATAGCTAGAAATGAATATGAAGTTCCTGATATCGGAATTAACAATGTACCTAATGATAATAATATCGAGACCAATGTAAATAACCAAAATAATGTAAATAACCAAAATAATGTAGATAGAAACGATGTTGGAAATAGTACCGATAATAATACTAGTGATGAAGCTCCTAATAATATATCACAAGAATCAGCAAATGTGATATATAATAGAAAATAA
- a CDS encoding sialate O-acetylesterase, with protein sequence MNKPLIDVFLLIGQSNALGLGNSEHSVIPNSKCFEYIELDEIIPMRKFLEVSRGNGTIAQSFSVKWNELTNRYVCFIHSAVDGSMIKNWGHDRYNYLENALMKYKRGIEKINKIYSVNSQNAIWIQGESDAKYGTDPIYYRERLKCLVKDLTNSGIDNVFLSLTGYWDGVDDKKVHNIVATQIITAKECRNLIVASNLGLSFRDRKLLIDEVHYSQEALNELGEDLANNIYRYCFKKEEPKLKYEIDLEDNKNYINKLINLYESL encoded by the coding sequence ATGAATAAGCCTTTAATTGATGTATTTTTGTTAATAGGACAGAGTAATGCCCTTGGACTTGGGAACTCAGAACACTCAGTAATCCCAAATAGTAAATGTTTTGAGTATATTGAATTAGACGAAATTATACCTATGAGAAAGTTTTTAGAAGTATCTAGAGGTAATGGAACTATAGCACAGAGTTTTTCTGTAAAGTGGAATGAATTAACTAATAGATATGTATGTTTTATACATAGTGCAGTAGATGGATCTATGATAAAAAACTGGGGACATGATAGGTATAATTATTTAGAGAATGCATTGATGAAATATAAAAGAGGTATTGAAAAAATAAATAAAATATACTCAGTAAATAGCCAAAATGCTATTTGGATTCAAGGAGAAAGTGATGCTAAATATGGAACAGATCCTATATATTATAGAGAAAGATTAAAATGTTTAGTTAAGGATTTGACAAATTCAGGTATTGATAATGTATTTTTAAGTCTTACGGGTTATTGGGATGGTGTAGATGATAAAAAGGTTCATAATATTGTTGCTACACAAATAATTACTGCCAAAGAGTGCAGAAATTTAATTGTAGCTTCAAATTTAGGGTTATCATTTAGGGATAGAAAGCTTTTAATTGATGAAGTACATTACTCACAAGAAGCTTTAAATGAATTAGGTGAAGACCTAGCTAATAATATTTATAGATACTGCTTTAAAAAAGAAGAACCTAAATTAAAATACGAAATAGATTTAGAAGATAATAAAAATTATATAAATAAATTAATTAATTTATATGAAAGCTTATAA
- the hdhA gene encoding 7alpha-hydroxysteroid dehydrogenase — protein sequence MNKLENKVALVTSATRGIGLASAIKLAQNGAIVYMGVRRLEATQEICDKYKEEGLILKPVFFDAYNIDIYKEMIDTIIKNEGKIDILVNNFGTGRPEKDLDLVNGDEDTFFELFNYNVGSVYRLSKLIIPHMIENKGGSIVNISSVGGSIPDISRIGYGVSKSGVNNITKQIAIQYAKYGIRCNAVLPGLIATDAAMNSMPDEFRKSFLSHVPLNRIGNPEDIANSVLFFASEDSSYITGSILEVSGGYNLGTPQYAEFVGSKVVE from the coding sequence ATGAATAAATTAGAAAATAAAGTAGCTTTAGTAACATCAGCAACTAGGGGAATAGGACTTGCATCAGCTATAAAATTAGCTCAAAATGGAGCTATAGTTTATATGGGAGTTAGAAGACTTGAAGCAACTCAAGAGATATGTGATAAATATAAAGAAGAAGGATTAATTTTAAAACCTGTATTTTTCGATGCATATAATATAGACATTTATAAAGAAATGATTGATACAATAATTAAGAACGAGGGTAAAATAGATATTTTAGTTAATAATTTTGGGACAGGTAGACCAGAAAAAGATTTAGACTTAGTAAATGGAGATGAAGATACATTTTTTGAATTATTCAACTACAATGTAGGTAGTGTATATAGATTATCAAAATTAATTATACCTCACATGATAGAAAATAAAGGAGGAAGTATAGTTAATATATCTTCAGTGGGAGGTTCTATTCCAGATATATCTAGAATTGGATATGGAGTTTCTAAGTCAGGGGTTAATAATATTACAAAACAAATAGCTATACAATATGCAAAATATGGAATTAGATGCAACGCAGTACTTCCTGGGCTTATTGCAACAGATGCAGCTATGAATTCTATGCCAGATGAATTTAGAAAATCATTTTTATCTCATGTTCCATTAAATCGAATTGGAAATCCAGAAGATATAGCAAACTCAGTACTATTTTTTGCAAGTGAAGATTCATCATATATAACAGGTTCTATTTTAGAGGTATCAGGAGGATATAATCTTGGAACACCTCAATATGCAGAATTTGTAGGAAGTAAAGTTGTAGAATAA
- a CDS encoding TldD/PmbA family protein codes for MDFKEFKNILFEKALNEGFENCEVYYTDGENISITVYEGEVEKYNIDKSFGLSFRGMLNGKMGYSYTEILDDKAIDMLIKSAKEAASCIESNDIQFIYEGDENYSEVKTYSEKLENIDASKLIDIALELEKETKGYSDKVINLNACKISYSSSKNGIYNTKGLELNNKGNLLISYVIPIVEENNEKQDGIGYMIVDSIGELDTKKIAKQGVEDALSKLGGKSIPSGNYKTIIYNEAMASLLETFSDVFSAEEAQRGLSLLNGKEGKIIASDIVSIIDDPLMDNGLASAPFDDEGVATFKKEIVSKGVLNTLLHNLKTANKANLKTTGNGFKSSYSSPVSVEPTNFYIEKGMKTLEELMNEVDEGVIITDFAGLHSGANSITGDFSLASKGFYIRDGRKIYPIDQITVAGNFFELLKNIKDIGNDLNFPISSIGSPSVVVEGLSIAGK; via the coding sequence ATGGATTTTAAAGAATTTAAAAACATATTATTTGAAAAAGCTTTAAATGAAGGATTTGAAAACTGTGAAGTTTATTATACAGATGGAGAAAATATAAGTATAACAGTTTATGAAGGTGAAGTTGAAAAATACAACATAGATAAATCTTTTGGTTTATCATTTAGAGGAATGTTAAATGGAAAAATGGGATATTCATACACTGAAATCCTTGATGATAAAGCTATAGATATGCTTATAAAAAGTGCAAAAGAAGCAGCAAGTTGCATAGAAAGTAATGATATTCAATTTATATATGAAGGTGATGAAAATTATAGTGAAGTAAAAACTTACTCAGAGAAATTAGAAAATATAGATGCATCAAAATTAATAGATATAGCACTAGAACTAGAAAAAGAAACCAAAGGTTATAGTGATAAAGTAATAAATTTAAATGCATGCAAAATTTCATATAGTTCATCTAAAAATGGTATATATAATACAAAAGGATTAGAATTAAATAATAAAGGAAACTTACTTATATCTTATGTTATACCTATAGTTGAAGAAAATAATGAAAAACAAGATGGTATTGGATATATGATAGTAGATTCTATAGGTGAATTAGATACAAAAAAAATAGCAAAACAGGGAGTTGAAGATGCATTATCTAAATTAGGAGGAAAATCAATACCTTCAGGAAATTATAAAACTATTATTTACAACGAAGCTATGGCGTCGTTATTAGAAACTTTTTCTGATGTATTTAGTGCAGAAGAAGCACAAAGAGGTCTATCTTTATTAAATGGAAAAGAAGGCAAAATTATAGCCTCAGATATTGTTTCAATAATAGATGATCCTTTAATGGACAATGGATTAGCATCGGCTCCATTTGATGATGAGGGAGTTGCAACTTTTAAAAAAGAAATAGTGTCAAAAGGTGTTTTAAATACACTACTTCATAATTTAAAAACAGCAAATAAAGCTAATTTAAAAACTACAGGTAATGGATTTAAGTCTTCATATTCTTCACCAGTAAGTGTAGAGCCTACTAACTTTTATATAGAAAAAGGTATGAAAACTTTAGAAGAGCTTATGAATGAAGTAGATGAAGGAGTTATAATAACTGACTTTGCAGGGCTACATTCAGGTGCAAATTCTATAACAGGAGATTTTTCATTAGCATCTAAAGGATTTTACATAAGAGATGGTAGAAAAATATATCCAATAGACCAGATAACTGTTGCAGGAAACTTCTTTGAATTATTAAAAAATATAAAAGACATAGGAAATGATTTAAACTTCCCTATAAGCAGTATTGGGTCACCATCAGTTGTAGTAGAAGGGCTGTCTATTGCAGGAAAATAA
- a CDS encoding TldD/PmbA family protein produces the protein MISRETASQVLSKCLITGGDFAEIFEEDTISNSIGLIDSKVENALGGRSYGIGIRIFKGFKSIYAYTNDNSLSSLLDTAYKAALALGQLKEEKSIVLDNSVNYKNMHNIKLYPNAIDYEKKIKVMKEAYKSAKDYSKEISQVNVSYVDKTQKILVTNSDGLYIEDERVRTRLGISAVASKGNENQTGFEGPGRAKGFEMFEEIDPAYYGKEAARTAHTMINARNCPAGKMTVAIDNGFGGVIFHEACGHSLEATSVAKGNSVFSGKLGEQIASSKVTAIDDGTLANHWGSSNIDDEGNFTKKNVLIENGILKSYMIDKLNGRRMNMNPTGSSRRQSYKYAPTSRMTNTYIQSGDDKPEDIIKSIDNGLYAKKMGGGSVNPVTGEFNFAVAEGYIVKNGEIQEPVRGASLIGKGSDVLMNIDMVGDNLLQAQGMCGSSSGSIPTNVGQPMIRVKEITVGGRSEE, from the coding sequence ATGATTTCAAGAGAAACAGCTTCACAAGTATTATCAAAATGTTTAATTACAGGTGGAGATTTTGCAGAAATCTTTGAAGAAGATACAATAAGTAACTCTATAGGATTAATAGATAGTAAGGTTGAAAATGCATTAGGTGGAAGAAGTTATGGTATAGGAATTAGAATTTTTAAAGGTTTTAAAAGTATATATGCTTATACTAATGATAACTCTTTATCATCTCTTTTAGATACAGCATATAAAGCAGCACTAGCCCTAGGGCAATTAAAAGAAGAAAAATCTATTGTTTTAGATAATAGTGTTAATTACAAAAACATGCACAACATAAAACTTTATCCAAACGCTATAGATTATGAAAAGAAAATAAAAGTAATGAAAGAAGCTTATAAAAGCGCAAAGGATTATAGCAAAGAAATATCTCAAGTAAATGTGTCTTATGTTGATAAAACTCAAAAAATATTAGTTACAAATAGCGATGGATTATATATAGAGGATGAAAGAGTAAGAACAAGATTAGGTATAAGTGCAGTAGCTTCAAAAGGAAATGAAAATCAAACAGGATTTGAAGGGCCAGGAAGAGCTAAAGGATTTGAAATGTTTGAAGAAATAGATCCTGCTTACTATGGTAAAGAGGCGGCTAGAACAGCGCATACTATGATTAATGCAAGAAATTGTCCTGCAGGAAAAATGACTGTGGCGATAGACAATGGATTTGGAGGCGTAATTTTCCATGAGGCTTGTGGACACTCACTAGAAGCTACATCAGTGGCTAAAGGAAACTCAGTATTTTCTGGGAAATTAGGTGAACAAATAGCATCATCAAAAGTTACAGCAATAGATGATGGAACATTAGCTAATCATTGGGGCTCTAGTAATATAGACGATGAAGGAAACTTTACTAAGAAAAATGTTTTAATAGAAAATGGAATATTAAAATCATATATGATAGATAAGCTAAATGGTAGAAGAATGAATATGAATCCAACAGGAAGTTCTCGTAGACAAAGTTACAAATATGCTCCAACGTCAAGAATGACAAATACATATATACAATCAGGAGATGATAAACCTGAAGATATTATAAAATCAATTGATAATGGCCTTTACGCTAAAAAAATGGGTGGAGGATCTGTAAATCCAGTTACAGGAGAATTTAACTTTGCAGTAGCAGAGGGATATATTGTTAAAAATGGTGAAATACAAGAACCGGTAAGAGGAGCTAGTTTAATAGGTAAGGGAAGTGATGTACTTATGAATATAGATATGGTTGGAGACAACCTTCTTCAAGCTCAAGGTATGTGTGGGTCATCATCTGGAAGTATACCTACTAATGTAGGGCAACCTATGATAAGAGTTAAAGAAATTACTGTAGGTGGAAGATCGGAGGAATAA
- a CDS encoding DUF134 domain-containing protein: MTENRDLQKTELKLSKLELEAIKLVDIEKIKVKKCAKKMKITVDEFEEILNSARTKIAKNILDGNTIKIIVEEEQIDNTLYFTFRCATCGTIYKVTGYEERIHCPLCESNKVMSLEESGFDKKGYWC; the protein is encoded by the coding sequence ATGACTGAAAATAGAGACTTACAGAAAACCGAACTTAAGCTTAGTAAATTGGAACTAGAAGCTATAAAATTAGTGGATATAGAAAAAATTAAAGTAAAGAAATGTGCTAAAAAGATGAAAATTACTGTTGATGAATTTGAAGAAATTCTAAATAGTGCAAGAACTAAGATAGCTAAAAATATATTAGATGGAAATACCATAAAAATAATAGTAGAAGAAGAGCAGATAGATAATACATTATATTTTACATTTAGATGCGCAACTTGTGGAACTATTTATAAAGTAACCGGATATGAAGAAAGGATACATTGTCCTCTTTGTGAAAGTAATAAAGTTATGAGTCTAGAGGAATCAGGATTTGATAAAAAGGGTTACTGGTGTTAA
- the aspS gene encoding aspartate--tRNA(Asn) ligase, with translation MERIMINKLNEYINKSVNIKGWIHRVRKLKSITFLILRDRTGLVQCVLENNLIDINSLKLESVVSINGEVRESKNNLNPFEISVESINIINSCKEELPIEINQNNLEVNLDTMLNNRVLSLRHEKINSIFKIQNLIIEGFKEFLRKEDFTEIFTPKLVAQGAEGGSDVFEVKYFENKAYLAQSPQFYKQMMVGAGFERVFEVGHVYRAEQHDTNRHLNEYISMDLEMGFIENEEELMDLEENLLKYILNKVAKEGEKYLKLINANIPNIKGKIPRMKLSEAINILEKNYNKKGLDGDLDPEGEKLICKYAKENLGCEFIFLTHYPRKKRPMYTMPCGEHETHSFDLLFRGIEITTGGQRIHDYDMLIKNMEYKNLNPNNYESYTETFKYGMPAHGGLAIGLERITAKLLDLENVREATLITRDRHRLLP, from the coding sequence ATGGAAAGAATAATGATAAACAAATTAAATGAATATATAAATAAAAGTGTAAACATTAAAGGATGGATACACAGAGTTAGAAAGTTAAAATCTATAACTTTTCTTATATTAAGAGATAGAACGGGGTTAGTTCAATGTGTTTTAGAAAATAATTTAATTGATATTAACTCATTAAAATTAGAATCAGTAGTATCAATAAATGGAGAAGTTAGAGAAAGCAAAAATAATTTAAATCCATTTGAAATCAGTGTTGAATCTATAAATATTATAAATTCATGTAAAGAAGAATTACCAATAGAAATAAACCAAAATAATTTAGAAGTAAACTTAGATACTATGTTAAACAATAGAGTTTTAAGTTTAAGACATGAAAAAATTAATTCTATATTTAAAATTCAAAATTTAATAATTGAAGGTTTTAAAGAATTTTTAAGAAAAGAAGATTTCACAGAAATATTTACTCCAAAACTAGTAGCACAAGGTGCAGAAGGTGGTAGTGATGTATTTGAGGTAAAGTACTTTGAAAATAAAGCTTACTTAGCTCAAAGTCCTCAATTTTATAAACAAATGATGGTAGGAGCTGGATTTGAAAGAGTATTTGAAGTAGGTCATGTATATAGGGCAGAACAACATGATACAAATAGACATTTAAATGAGTATATAAGCATGGACTTAGAAATGGGATTTATAGAAAATGAAGAAGAATTAATGGATTTAGAAGAAAATTTATTAAAATATATTTTAAATAAAGTAGCAAAAGAAGGTGAAAAATACCTTAAGTTAATAAATGCTAATATACCTAATATAAAAGGTAAGATACCAAGAATGAAGCTTAGTGAAGCCATAAATATATTAGAAAAGAATTATAACAAAAAAGGTTTAGATGGGGATTTAGACCCAGAAGGAGAAAAACTAATTTGTAAATATGCAAAAGAAAACTTAGGTTGTGAATTTATATTTTTAACACATTATCCTAGAAAGAAAAGACCAATGTATACTATGCCTTGTGGAGAACATGAAACTCATAGCTTTGACTTATTATTTAGAGGAATAGAGATAACTACAGGTGGTCAAAGAATTCATGACTATGACATGTTAATAAAAAATATGGAGTATAAAAATTTAAATCCTAATAACTATGAAAGCTACACAGAAACTTTTAAATATGGTATGCCAGCTCATGGGGGATTAGCTATAGGGTTAGAGAGGATAACAGCTAAATTATTAGACTTAGAAAATGTACGAGAAGCAACTCTTATAACTAGAGATAGACATAGACTATTACCATAA
- a CDS encoding helix-turn-helix domain-containing protein, translating to MSDVNIGEKIIEYRNQRKMTIKEVANITGVTPSLLSQIERGLSNPSINTLKLISKALDVPLFYFFKENKNSEELVVRKDKRIKLTFPENNNLMYEMLSPSSNGDIQLMSMDLTPNTSTSEELMNHIGEEVATVLDGKVDLILENEVITLNQGDSVKILPHMNHKWLNNYDQTSKIIFAVTPPSF from the coding sequence ATGAGTGATGTTAATATAGGAGAAAAAATAATAGAATATAGAAATCAAAGAAAAATGACAATTAAAGAAGTTGCAAACATTACAGGGGTAACGCCTTCGCTTCTTAGCCAAATAGAAAGGGGACTTTCAAACCCATCTATAAATACATTAAAGCTTATATCAAAAGCTTTAGATGTACCACTTTTTTACTTTTTTAAGGAAAATAAAAATAGTGAAGAGTTAGTTGTAAGAAAAGACAAAAGAATTAAACTTACTTTCCCAGAAAATAATAATTTGATGTATGAAATGTTATCTCCAAGTTCTAATGGTGATATACAGCTTATGTCTATGGATTTAACTCCAAATACCTCAACTTCAGAGGAATTGATGAATCATATAGGTGAAGAAGTAGCAACAGTATTAGATGGAAAGGTTGATTTGATTTTAGAAAATGAAGTAATAACCTTAAATCAAGGTGATAGTGTAAAAATACTTCCGCATATGAATCATAAATGGCTAAATAACTATGACCAAACATCTAAAATTATATTTGCTGTAACTCCGCCAAGTTTTTAA